The Alnus glutinosa chromosome 3, dhAlnGlut1.1, whole genome shotgun sequence nucleotide sequence CATCTCACCACGGATTAAAAGATTGATCTTGGATTCTCAGATAACTGAACTAGAGAGTATCTACTTTCCTGAATATAATCATCTCACCACGGATTAAAAGATTGATATTGGATTCTCAGATATCCTGGCTTGTTAGGCCGCAACCTCTCTCTCTATATTTTGAAGCATTTtcacttctaattttttttcttttagcacCTTTCCCTCGTTAGTGGTAAGGACACCTTATATCGAACTTAATTAGGTGGAATAAGAGTGTACCTCAATATAACAATCtttgtcttattattattattttttaaatattgcaCATGGGATAGATAGGTGACAATCCCGTTTAGCATGTCGAGTTTGTGTCAATTTATTTGACTCACTAATCTATTTAGGGTCAACCTTAACACGATCCGTTCACTTAAACAAATTAGACTCTTCAATCTTAACACGACCCATTTAAATAAGCTGGTAACACGACACAATCCAGTGCACTTGAGTGAGTGTGCTTGGTATAACCCGACCCGACCATACTTAtataacccatttaataaacatatcGTGTTTAGTTGATCCAAACATGACTTGTTTGACCAATTTATTCAAAaactaattcaaataaataataatatatttgacTCGTCAACcttattggttttgtttttatttatttatttattattattgtaaaaaaaaaaaaaaaaaaatctaattttattACGATTCAGCCAAACAGGTTGACCCGAGAGTAACATGTTTATTAAATGGATTAATTCAAGTTGACCCGAACtcaattatattaaattataatctattaattttatgttgaatttatataaaatcttgtaatagtgtaaaaaattaaatagactaaacaatgtttaattaattgttcAATTCTCTTTTTGGGTGCGGCTGGTAGGAGCCTAATCAAATGTACGACGCATGCTTTCCTTTGTCCTTTCCCCGTGATTGGGTTGTGATGTCGTCTGCTCATATGCCAAACTGAACTTTGCATGAGCATCATTTCTGATCTTTTTCATTGCCATCATAGCCATTATTGACTCAACTACAGCAATCCACCCAACACCATGTGGGTTTTACTTAGGCTACTTGTGTAGTGCCGTTCTTGGGGAAGCAGGAAGCTCCAGACTGGTTAATTAGGATTGTGACTTTGATGCAGGGTGGTGTATTGGAATTGTAATATAACAAATAAGAATAGAATTACAATTCTTCTTAAACTAAGATTTTATCAATGAATTGTggaaaaaagatagaaattcACTCCTAGAATATTTCATATTAATAAACCGATCAAAATACATAAACGAACTGCTAAAGCTATCTTATTAGGCTTATATAGAGCCTAAATTCgaaatcttaaataataataataacaataaacacTTTGCGGTAAAAAGAATACAGAAAGATAACCTTTCCCTTGTAGGTGTAGGAATTAtgaaattttcatgaaatacaaaattatagccCTCTGAATAAGCTTTCAAACGTCACCAAATTTGTCTCAATCCAACATTGAAatcaaaagatattttttttaaaagaaaaaaggaaaacgaATCTGAACAAAAACTGATAAAATTGGCCTGATGAGACTCACATGATAATAACATGTGCAATCCAAAACTAGCTGAAGGacttacaaaaaaaacacaaaactagcTCAAGGAGATAAAACAACGGCCAGTAGAGGAAGATAGAACTGTTGCGTTTATTCAGCAGATATATCAGTTGCGAATAGAGTACTTTGAACTCTTCTATTGGATAGGAAGCTATCCAGTATCTGTTGTACCTGTATagattataaatatatatttaaatttgaagaaaaaaaatgctatttcatattttgtgatacatttttaatttattttttattaatttgttgaaCTGGATTTGCAGGCATATGCATATATTAGTCATGCAgatttaataattgatttgataaaaagaagCATATATGGTTAATTTGAACAAAATATGAATAGAAGATGTATCGCggaatataaaatagaatttatcAAATTTGAATAGTAAAGAGAGTATGCATAAATATTGGAGTAATacatgtggcttttaaaatcattattaaattaaattttaattttaatttatcctaaatctaatgataattttaaaaatcatatcaatttataagataaaaataaaataaaaagatagtcATTACTCGTATAATTGATCGACTGTACTAATATAATTACTGCAATCAGCAATGGAATGCTTTGTTTAGACATCTGAAcccaaaacaaatatatatatatatgctaattcCTGCACATGCATTAtatgctaaatttttattaattattaatactaattattaatttttattcttacGAGCAAGACTTATTTTATTAACCACCACATCACTAacctacaaaaagaaaaaagaaaaaagaaataaataaataacaacaaatcacttatatatatatatatatgtgaatgtttcaaaaaaatatacaaaattagAAGGAAAGTTTTCTTATTTATATTATAGtacttttttttacttatatcaaaatattaaattagtTTTGTTTGTCCCCATATAAGCCgttatttatttcataattttctttattgttattgttattaaaataataatattattaataatcgattctctttctttttggtcttgctaattaagtttgaaaacaagATAAAATCTGAAGTAGATTATGAGGATAAGTTTGTTATTATCCAACAAGAACTTGTTATCCTATTCTCAAAAACTAAAGCCACTTTTATCTCTCTCTGTGGCTCTATAAATAACCGGACTTCCTAGTATACTCTCTTACCTTTCTTTTATGATTCTTCTTGTTTTTAGCTTTTGACAATGGATGCTTTCTTTTCAGTCGTTCTCTTATTAGTTTGCTCTCTTTGTATGACATGCAACAATGTTGTCGTCAAAGCGTCTCACCAAGTTTACCCAGAATTTCAGTCTTTATGCGCCGATAAGGTACTGAAACAAGTTCACAGAACAGGGTTCCATTTTCAGCCTCCTAAGAACTGGATTAACGGTAACTTTTTATGCTTGATCTCTAAAGAAACTAATTActtttgcttctctttttttctatCAGTTTATGCATGTTACATTAAATTATGCTactacatttttcaaaaaaaaaaataaataaataaaattatgtactgATCATATTTTGACTTGGCCTAGAACTTAGGGCTTAagcaattttttatataacttgTGAACTTGACATGAAATTAGAgggtttttcatttaatttaatagGTCTAgtcttatacatatattttgacACCATCTAAACATCTAATAAAATATTAGAGGTTTAAGGTTTAAGAGtgtgatccatttaattaaatagataatCTTATACCTATACTTCAACACCACCCTACCCCGAAATTTACAGAATTAATTGGATTTAAACTTTTATCATGCATCATttagaatataaatataattccTTATCTTTAAAAGCAGATATTTCGGGATCTTAACATATGTTTATCTAACGATAGTCAAAACCTGAAaaaaaatttttagaaaaaatcgaACCTAACAATGTTTATCTTTTAGTTCTATTTGGTTTTTAATATCTAAATCAGTAGATTTGGTTTTGTTAAGAGATCTGTTTTATTATGTTTCTTTTGAGCTTGATTGGGGGAGTCGGttccaaataatatatatatatattctaaactGGAAGATAAGTTTGATTAATAATGAAACCAATAATTAGTCTAATCTCATCTTTAACCAAAAACATTGGAAAATGTAATATTGGAAAATGTTAAGGGAGATTTCTCAGAAAGCTGAAATTATGTAATCTGCCTAGAAAATCTTTTATTAGTTTACTAACTGGCCTTCCTTTTTTGCTTTTCATGGTTTTTCTGATTGACAAAATAATGAACACCAACAACAGATCCAAATGGTGAGTGATTTTGCGACGTTGAACTGCAACTCTatttctttcttcccttttccctttccTTTTTATCTCTGACTAGctaattaattttctctttgtttctaAAAATCAATGTAAAAAGGCCCCATGTACTTCAACGGAATCTACCATCTATTCTACCAATACAATCCGAAAGGAGCAGTGTGGGGCAACATTGTTTGGGCCCATTCAGTATCAACGGACATGATCAACTGGGAAGAACTAGATCCCGCCATCTACCCCTCCAAGCCGTTTGATATAAACGGGTGTTGGTCTGGCTCTACCACAATCCTCCCACACAACAAGCCCGTTATTCTCTACACAGGAATTGACACCCAAAATCGCCAAGTCCAAAACTATGCCATCCCGGCAAACTACTCCGACCCATATCTCCGTGAATGGGTAAAGCCCGACGACAACCCCTTTGCGGTTCCCGGGGAGGGGATGAATGCGAGCGCCTTCCGTGACCCAACAACCGCTTGGTGGGGCAAAGATGGGCACTGGAGGACTGTAGTGGGCAGCAAAAGGAAGCAAAGAGGCATGGCATTCTTGTATAGGAGTAGGGACTTTGTGCATTGGGTTCGGGCTCACCACCCTCTACATTCATCAGCCAATACGGGTATGTGGGAATGCCCAGATTTTTTCCCTGTGTCGTTTCATGGGAAAACAGGTCTGGACACTTCAGTGGTTGGGGAAAATATAAAGCACGTAATGAAGGTGAGTCTTGACCTCACTAGGTATGAGTACTACACTGTTGGAAAATATTATCCCCAAAAAGACAGGTTTGTTCCTGATAACACATCGGTTGATGGTTGGAGCGGGCTGAGATATGACTATGGAAACTATTATGCCTCCAAGTCATTCTTCGATGCTGGGAAGCAACGAAGGATTTTGATGGGTTGGTCTAATGAGTCTGACACAGCTCAAAATGATAAAGATAAAGGATGGGCTGGAATTCAGGTAAAAATTGtgttcatttatatatatatatatatatatatatatatataaatatatatatacttacagAAACTAATTAACgatattttatgttaattaaTGTTTCAGACTATTCCGAGGATGGTGTGGCTTGACAGTAACAGGAAACAATTGTTGCAGTGGCCTATTGCTGAATTGGAAACTCTTAGAGGGAAGAAAGTTCAGATAAGCAATCAACAAGTCAAAAAGGGAGAGCATATTGAAGTTAAAGGAATAACTGCTGCCCAGGTATGCTACTTCTTACAGAATAAGTTTCTGCAATTACGTGCTAATATATATctctgattttgcatttttattacaCGATGAAAAATAAATCACCCAAAGAAAAGATGAATTGAAGATATGGAAATTAAATGCGGGATAATAAAATATACACAAAGATTTTATGTGGTTCGCTCCGTCTTCAATTTTGAGTTTGTAATAGTCCCCTACTTAATTCAACTTCTCTAAGTAGGTGATAGACTTAattcaatataaatataattcatTTTTAGTATTATTGTTGATGGTTTCCACAGGCGGATGTTGAAGTTACCTTCTTGTTGCCGAATTTGGACAACGCCGAGCAATTTGATCCTAGTTGGGTTAATGCAGAAGATCTTTGTGGCCTAAAGGGTTCGAAAGCTCAAGGTGGGGTTGGGCCTTTTGGGCTGTTGACACTATCTTCCAAACATCTAGAGGAATACACTCCTGTCTTCTTTAGAGTATTCAAAGCTCCAAACAAGCATGTAGTTCTCATGTGCTCTGATGCAAGAAGGTTTGTGTTTGTAATTGGTTCAGCTAGTTGCTTTAATTTGAAGTAGAATCTTAGtatatatttctttgttttccgTTCTCTTCTCACCCTTTTGCGCTGGTTTTAACTTGATTTCTTGTATAGTTCCTCTTTGGAGAAGAGTGGACTATATACACCATCATTTGCAGGCTTTGTAGACGTTGATTTAGCAGATGGGAAGCTCTCTCTTAGGAGTTTGGTAAGCCcttatataaacatatatatttcgttaaaatctctctctctgaattaatttttcaactaaatgTTTATTGCAGATCGATCATTCTATTGTGGAAAGTTTTGGAGCCGGAGGAAAAACATGTATCACATCCAGGGTCTATCCTACACTTGCAGTCTTCCATAACGCTCACTTGTACGCATTTAACAACGGGACAGAAACTGTTACCATAGAGAGTCTCAATGCATGGAGCATGAAGAGTGCACAACTGAACTGAAATGATCAAGGAGAGGAGATCGATTATGAAATAATGAAGAATCATTACTCGTTAATATttggttaattaatttagaCATGCCGATGTTGTGGATGTTGTTTACATTTGTTTTGCCAAAAGGTTAGCATGTAATAACTGAGAAATTATTTTGCACTCTATCTGCCAATTTAATTTATCGACAAAGGTTTCACATGTGGGTTTccttggtttatatatatagttattttgaataataataataatatattctttttctttttgcttttggtAATTAAGTTGAAgacaatataaaatttaaaacagaTTACAAGAAATAGTTCCTTATTATATATCCAACAAGGAATCGTTGTTGTCTCTCAACGGCTTTTTTAGGAAAGTTTTCTTATTTATATTGTAGTACTTTTTTACttatatcaaaatattaaattagtTTTGTCCTCATTTAagtcattaattatttattttatagttttattattatttttattaaattatataacaatttttccaataaaataattttttttaaaaatcaattgtaAAATCCACAACCCCTAATGTCCTTAACGTGACTCCCATAAATCCAACAgtggatttgaaaatgagatgtgtaagatatatatttataggaaaatgttagatttacaacaccaatacaacaactgcacaacaactcctcatGTGGTTCCACACACTGGGGTCCACTCTCATATGAgagaatatttatattatttcagatatatatttatattatttctaattttgttGAGATCTTAATTTTGATGAGCTCTTGTTGAAATTAAAGTGTGGGTGATGATCAATTAGTTAACAATttttagtataatatatatatatatatatatatatatatatatatatatatatatatatatatatatatatatatatatatatatatatatatatatatataattaattgctGGGCTAGCGGCCCCTCACCTCACTCAAGATAGAACTGTTGCAGTCTCATCCATTCAGCAGATGATTTGAATTCTTCTACAGATGTTGGATAGGATCTAATCACTACTGAAATCGTTGGATAAAGATCATATCTGTTGTACCTATAGAGCTTAGaaatttatattgtaaattTGACTAAAAAAGCTATTTCATATTTTATGGTACATttctaatctttttttaaaaaaaaaaaaataaacggtcATACAGATTCAATATttgatttgataaaaagatGCATGGTTGATTTGCAGATTCAATATTTGATTTGATAAAATGATGAATAGAAGATGTAACACATAAtataaaattgaatttctctaatttgaGTAGTAATGAAAGTATGTATAATTGGAGTAATACTCCAAAgtgacgtggcttttaaaatcacaattagatcaaaatataatagtattccatctcaaatttaataataattttaaaagtcaaaagatcaaagaaagaaaaaggaaaaaggtatTACtcgtataattaaatttactgaTATAATTACTGCAATGGAATGCTCTGTTTAAGCAAGTgaacgttatatatatatgtgtgtgtgaatgTTTTATCAATACTTCGTACCAAGATGATTAGATGCTCAAGCAATGATTTTAGGTTAATTTAAATAATGCTACAAAGTGTCAATCATATCCTCTAGCATGCATCCAAGTTGCATTGAACTAAATCATTGTAATTTACTTTATGTAAAATTTAAGATGTATAGGGCAAGCAAAGAACGGAAAAAATATGCAAAAGGCTCAATACAAATTTGGAAGGAAAGTTTTCTTAGTTATATTAAAGTACTTTTCTACttatatcaaaatattaaatttgttatGTTCCCATTTAAGccattatttatttcattattatattattgttgttgttataataataataataataataataataataataataataacaataataattccGTGGATGGACAAGTTCCTAAACTACGAAAGATATGTAGTAATCGAATGACGTACTGAAAGCGCAAGTGAAAAATCAAACCGGAAGAAAAGTGAAGTACTTGAGATCTGATAGTATGTTGGGCTGGAATGCCTCCATTCCCATCCCATTCTTTATGATTTCTGGGcaaaatccaatccaatttaTCGTAATTGATTTGAGAGTAAAGAGTTTTACAAACTACTAACTTAAAGAATTCCTTGAAAGGGAAGGCAAATAGAAAGCCCTGATAGCTATAAAGCTAGGGTCCTGTCCAATGGATCACAGCtatcaagaaaaaatattttgaataataataataataataataattataatatatagattctctttcttttggctTTTGGGAATTAAGTTGAAAACAAGATAAAATCTGAAACAGATTACaagaaatagttttttattatccAACAAGGAATCGTTCTTGTCTCTCAACATCTACCGCCACTTTTATCTCTATGTGgtttttttagaaaagttttCTTATTTATATTGTCGTACCTTTTTACTTAtgtcaaaatattaaattagtTTTGTCCCCATTTAAgccattataatattttttttaaactaattgcAAGGGTTACAACCCTGTTAGCCTTAATGTGGCTCCTCCACTACATACATTCCCTACATATTTTCatataacaaaatttcaaatcctacattgaatttgtgggacccAATGTAGGTTCATAAATCcaattgtttatttaaaaatgagatatgtatgatatatatttatatcatttttcattttgttgagATATCAATTAGATGCTCAATCAAAGATTTTAGGTTCATTCAAATGATGCTACAAAGTGTCAATCATATCCTCTAGCATCCAAGTTGTATTGAactaaataattgtaatttacGTTATGTAAAATTCAAGAGATATAGGGCAACTaaagaacagaaaaaatatacaaaattagAAGGAAAGTTTTCTTATTTATATTATAGTACTTTTTTACttatatcaaaatattaaatttgttttgtttgtccTCATATAAAccattatttatttcatttttttttattgttattaaaataataatattattaataatcgattctctttctttttgatctgggtaattaatttgaaaacaagATAAAATCTGAAGCGGATTACGAGAATAAGTTTGTTATTATCCAACAAGGACTCGTCCTTCTCTCTCAACATTTACCGCCACTATCCCCAAGGGGTAACTCAATCAGCTAGGGACTCATGAAGCGGAGATCTTTAGTTCGAATCCACCtctcccctcttgtgtggacatgtcaaaaaaaaaaaaaaaaaacatctacTGCCACTTTTATCTCTCTGTGGCTCTACAAATAACTGAACTTCCTAGTATCTTCTCACACAAatcatctttctctcttctctctttttctctctttttttttcaatgatttttgttgttttagtttttgCTTTTGACAATGGATGCTTTCTTTTCTATCGTTGTCTAAAGCGTCTTACCAGTTTTACCTAGAATTTCAGTGTTTATGCGCCGTTAAGGTTACAGAACATGGTTCCATTTTCAGTCTCCTAAGAACTGCATTTTCAACCTCCAAAGAACTGGATTAACAGTAACTTCTTATGCTCGATCTCCAAAGAAACTAAttactttttcttctctttttctctgaTTAGTTTTTGAATTCCTTTTCTAATCTAGTTTTTCCAATCTCCTCTCAACTTTCTGTGACAGTTTGCTCATGGGTGTTTTATCAATTTATGTTACATTGAATTACACAACTTCACCGATCATATTTTGACTTGGCGTAGAACTTAGGCTTAAGAAACTTTTTATGTGAACCTGACACGAAATTAtagggttttttatttaatttattgggtCAGGTTATGATTGATCTATATAGTTTTATGCATATACTTTGACACTATCCAAatatctaataaaaaataaaatgttgacCAATATAAACTTATACTTATATAATCTTAgcattttttgatatattttggatCTTTTCAGTTGATTTGGTTTAGTTAAGAGATTTGTTTTGTTATGTTTCTTTTAAGATTGATTGGGGAGTCAAATCCAAATAAGAATGCACAACATTTactatttgaatatatatatatatatatagaattctAAAATGGAAGATAAGTTTGATTAATAATGAAACCAATAGTTAATCTAATCTCACATTTAATGTTAAGGGAGATTTCTCAGAAAGCTGAAATATAATCTGCACGGAAAAGCTTTTATTAGTTAACACTTTAACGGTCACTAACCGGCCTTCCTTTTTTGCTTTTCATGGTTTTTCTAATCGGCAAAATAATGAACAGATCCAAAGATCCAAATGGTGAGTGATCTTTGCAACGTTGAACTGCAACTCTACCATCTATTCTACCAATAATCCGAAAGGAGCAGTGTGGGTCAATTTTGTTTGAGCCCATTTAGTATCAATGTTGCAACCCCTGTTGGCCTTAACTTGGCTCCGCTGCATGCATCCCATATAACAGACCGTGTGCAGTAGTTTACTTTTGGTAACTAAGTTGAAAACAAGATAAAATCTGAAGCAGATTATGAGAagaaatttattattatccaacAACATTTACCGCCACTTTTATCTCTTtgtagctttttttttaaaaaaaaaaataaataaaataaaattgtaatctATTATAAtctacaataatttttattctaaaaagaacacGACACTACAAGTCTCCATATATAATTTACGtggctaataaaaaaaaatcaaataaggaACCGCATGTGGGGCATGgataaattacttaaaaatttttctaataaaataatttttttaaaactatttgCAGGAGCCACGACCCCTAATGACCTTAACATGATCCCGCCACTGCATACATATAttggatttgaaaatgagatgtgtaagatatatatttatatcatttctcgttTTGTTGAGATCTCAATTTTGACGAACTCTTGTTGAGATCAAATTGGCCCCTTGCTCGTCTTAACGTGGCTTCATCACATAAGATAGAACTGTTGTGGTCTCATCCATTCAGCAGATcagcaacaaacaaaat carries:
- the LOC133862946 gene encoding beta-fructofuranosidase, insoluble isoenzyme 1-like, translated to MTVGGFSLRFAVVLLLVCSLCMTCNNVVVKASHQVYPEFQSLCADKVLKQVHRTGFHFQPPKNWINDPNGPMYFNGIYHLFYQYNPKGAVWGNIVWAHSVSTDMINWEELDPAIYPSKPFDINGCWSGSTTILPHNKPVILYTGIDTQNRQVQNYAIPANYSDPYLREWVKPDDNPFAVPGEGMNASAFRDPTTAWWGKDGHWRTVVGSKRKQRGMAFLYRSRDFVHWVRAHHPLHSSANTGMWECPDFFPVSFHGKTGLDTSVVGENIKHVMKVSLDLTRYEYYTVGKYYPQKDRFVPDNTSVDGWSGLRYDYGNYYASKSFFDAGKQRRILMGWSNESDTAQNDKDKGWAGIQTIPRMVWLDSNRKQLLQWPIAELETLRGKKVQISNQQVKKGEHIEVKGITAAQADVEVTFLLPNLDNAEQFDPSWVNAEDLCGLKGSKAQGGVGPFGLLTLSSKHLEEYTPVFFRVFKAPNKHVVLMCSDARSSSLEKSGLYTPSFAGFVDVDLADGKLSLRSLIDHSIVESFGAGGKTCITSRVYPTLAVFHNAHLYAFNNGTETVTIESLNAWSMKSAQLN